The following are encoded in a window of Pongo abelii isolate AG06213 chromosome 16, NHGRI_mPonAbe1-v2.0_pri, whole genome shotgun sequence genomic DNA:
- the LOC129054819 gene encoding zinc finger protein 717-like, producing MESIHNKTYKPYECVECEKLSISKSDLMIQHKMPTEEKPYACNWCEKLFSYKSSLTIHQRIHTGEKPYGCNECGKTFCRKSFLTLHQRTHTGDKPYKCIECGKTFHRKSLLTLHHRTHSGEKPYQCSECGKTFSQKSYLTIHHRTHTGEKPYACDHCEKAFSHKSRLTVHQRTHTGEKPYECNECGKPFINKSNLRIHQRTHTGEKPYECNECGKTFHHKSFLTVHQRTHTGEKPYECNECGKTFRRKSFLTVHQRTHTGEKPYACNECGKTYSHKSYLTVHHRTHTGEKPYKCNECGKSFYCKSFLTIHQRTHAGKKPYECNECEKTFINKLNLGIHKRTHTGERPYECNECGKTFRQKSNLSTHQGTHTGEKPYLCNECGKTFHRKSFLTIHQRTQTGEKPYGCNECGKTFCQKSYLIIHQRTHTGEKPYECNECGKSFHQKANLRKHQGIHMGEKPYECSECGKTFSQKSVLTVHHRTHTGEKPYECNDCGKTFCHKSNLNTHQGTHSGEKPYECDECRRTFYDKTVLTIHQITHTGEKPRSHTSAGINKPI from the coding sequence ATGGAAAGCATCCACAACAAAACATATAAACCCTATGAATGTGTTGAATGTGAGAAACTCTCCATTAGCAAATCAGACCTTATGATACAGCACAAGATGCCTACTGAGGAAAAACCTTATGCCTGTAACTGGTGTGAAAAATTGTTCAGCTATAAGTCCAGCCTCACTATccatcagagaattcacacagGAGAAAAGCCCTATGGatgcaatgaatgtggaaaaacctTTTGCCGTAAGTCATTCCTCACTTTACATCAGAGAACTCACACAGGGGATAAACCCTACAAatgtattgaatgtggaaaaacTTTTCACCGTAAGTCACTTCTCACTTTACATCACAGAACTCACTCAGGGGAAAAGCCCTATCAGTGTAGTGAATGTGGAAAAACCTTTAGCCAGAAGTCATACCTCACAATACATCATAGAACTCACACCGGGGAAAAGCCCTATGCATGTGATCATTGTGAAAAAGCATTTAGCCATAAGTCAAGGCTTACTGTCCATCAGAGAACACACACAGGggaaaaaccctatgaatgtaatgagTGTGGAAAACCCTTTATCAATAAGTCGAACCTCAGGATACATCAgagaactcacacaggggaaaaaccctatgaatgcaatgaatgtgggaaaacctTTCACCATAAGTCATTCCTCACTGTCCATCAAAGGACTCACACAGGGgaaaaaccctatgaatgcaatgaatgtgggaaaacGTTTCGCCGTAAATCATTCCTCACTGTCCATCAGAGAACTCACACTGGGGAAAAACCATACGCATGTAACGAATGTGGAAAAACATATAGCCACAAGTCATACCTTACAGTACATCAcagaactcacacaggggaaaaaccctataaatgtaatgaatgtggaaaatccTTTTACTGTAAGTCATTCCTAACTATACATCAGAGAACTCATGCTGGcaaaaaaccctatgaatgtaatgaatgtgagAAAACCTTTATCAATAAGTTAAACCTTGGGATACACAAGAGAACGCACACAGGGGAAAGaccctatgaatgtaatgaatgtggaaaaacctTTCGTCAGAAATCAAATCTCAGCACCCATCAGGGaactcacacaggggagaaaccttacttatgtaatgaatgtggaaaaacctTTCATCGCAAGTCATTCCTCACCATACACCAGAGAACTCAAACAGGGGAAAAACCGTATggatgtaatgaatgtggaaaaacttTTTGTCAGAAATCATACCTTATTATACATCAGAGAACTCACACCGGGGAAAAGccctatgaatgtaatgaatgtggaaaatccTTTCATCAGAAGGCAAATCTTCGGAAGCATCAAGGTATTCACATGggggagaaaccctatgaatgtagcGAATGTGGAAAAACTTTCAGTCAGAAGTCAGTCCTCACTGTACATCATAGAAcccatactggagaaaaaccttaCGAATGTAATGACTGTGGGAAAACCTTTTGTCACAAGTCAAACCTCAATACGCATCAGGGAACTCActcaggagagaaaccctatgaatgtgaTGAATGTAGGAGAACTTTTTACGATAAGACAGTTCTCACCATACATCAGATAACTCACACAGGTGAGAAGCCAAGAAGTCACACCTCAGCAGGAATCAACAAACCCATATAG